The genomic interval ATTGGCATGGTACCAGATGCGTGTGTCCACCAACACAGCATCTCCGGGCTCCACATAGAAGGAGAAGGGCTGGCACTGGTGGTCACATTCAGGAGCAGGTGCCAGAAACCAGCTCTTGTTTCCACTTAACTGGGCTTGCCACATCAGGCGGGGAATGTAATCGAGCTATAATAATTGAAAGATTAGTAATATTCCTTGATTTCTTGGGGTTTACTTACATGCATCACAGCCCCTTGTTCGTAGCCCATTAAAATGAAATCCGTGTGAGGCATTTCAGCATCGAAGGGCAGGAAATGTGGGCGGGGATACAGCTTTCTGAGCTCCGCCAGGACAGCCGGCTGGCAGACACTCCAGCCAACGAACCAGGGCACTCCCTGAGTAAGATTTGAACGCTCCGCGGACATGGAAAACACATGCTTCAGCGACTTGAGATCCGAGTTGAAGTGCATAAACTGGCAATCTGAGTCCATGGCTCCCGGGACGCGTTCGTACAGTTCTTTTATGAAGGCAAAGTTGAGGTTCTTTTGTGCTGGCCAGTGAGCAACCGCCCTCTTCACAATGATGGGCATCGAGGAGTACGCGTGCGGTGCGAACTCCTCCATTGTGAGATTGGCCAAGATCAGGGGAGCTCTCACCCCCTTACAAAACTCGCAGTCACTAATGGGCCTAGTGGCCTCCCATACCAAGTAGTTGTTGGGCAGAAAGCAACGCACTCCGAGCAGGAACGAGATGGTCTCATAAAAGACCGGGGTGGCCACCATGATGAAGAACACAATGCCCAACAGCCAGAGCAAATTCAACCGGTTCGGGTTGTGGTCCATGTCGCGCGTCTTGCGGAAcgcctcctccagctcctgtgTGGACACCAGTCCAGTCCGCATCACATTACGATGTAGAGCGTCCAGTTGATCGGATAAGTCCGGACCCAAGCGCTCGCGAACCGCCTGCATCCGGTTGCCCAGCGTCCGCGTGGGACGGCTGATGAACTGCACCGTCCAGCACTTTATTATTTAGCATTTCTTCAGTACTTTTTATTCCTCACCAGAAACATTTCCAATTGGTAGTCCTTCCTCTTTGTTTTGCTTCCAAACAGCTGAGAACGATAGGCTTATGGCGCGAGCTCTCTTGACTATCGACTACAGAGTTGTCAGGGCTTCATAATTTACCAAAAATTTCGTTCTGGtagtttcaaataaaaatgttattaaagCTGTAAATGATATGCAGTTGTAAGTATTGTTTTTACTTATAttgtcaaaaatatttaagtactTTTTAACATTTATACACTGAAATAGTTTTAGTCACGCTTAGTATTTTTTCTGGTTTCCGTCAGAAACTGTGCCGATGCACTCGCCAACCCTGTCAGCCGTTCTTCGTATATTTTAACGGTTCGCCCGCGGTCACACTTGTCATTCACTTTTCGCTCTTTGCTCGGTCGTAGTATCGGCCAGCAGCTAAAAATTTGGAAAGATCGTTCGGGCTGGGATTATCTGCTGATTAGTACAAAGCCAACGCGACAATAACTCAAAAATGTGTCTTGAATAGTACTCGCATTTACGTTTTCATTCATCTTTTATCGTTCATCCGGGCTCGGTTCTCTACTTCGCACTCCCACTTCCTTGGCTGCCAACGTGACCCCGAAAGCTGTCCTTCTCGCACACACTTTCActttgcaacaacaacaggaaaAACGAACAAATAACCCAGCATAAACAATTGTTGTGCAACACTTATTAGCAAAACATTAGAGCGCCTATAATGTCGGCGCAGGAAAAGGTTATACGCGTTGGATCGCGAAAGAGC from Drosophila mauritiana strain mau12 chromosome 3L, ASM438214v1, whole genome shotgun sequence carries:
- the LOC117139659 gene encoding uncharacterized protein LOC117139659, whose protein sequence is MFLFISRPTRTLGNRMQAVRERLGPDLSDQLDALHRNVMRTGLVSTQELEEAFRKTRDMDHNPNRLNLLWLLGIVFFIMVATPVFYETISFLLGVRCFLPNNYLVWEATRPISDCEFCKGVRAPLILANLTMEEFAPHAYSSMPIIVKRAVAHWPAQKNLNFAFIKELYERVPGAMDSDCQFMHFNSDLKSLKHVFSMSAERSNLTQGVPWFVGWSVCQPAVLAELRKLYPRPHFLPFDAEMPHTDFILMGYEQGAVMHLDYIPRLMWQAQLSGNKSWFLAPAPECDHQCQPFSFYVEPGDAVLVDTRIWYHANSIPKGQFSLTVQSEYG